In Desulfobotulus pelophilus, a single window of DNA contains:
- a CDS encoding four helix bundle protein produces the protein MGALVRETEQAESQADFIHKMAIALKEANETDYWIDLLHEAEIINHTEFKSINPDITELLKLLTSIIKSSRSKTVR, from the coding sequence ATTGGGGCTTTAGTGAGGGAAACTGAACAGGCGGAGAGTCAAGCCGATTTTATACACAAAATGGCTATTGCTCTGAAAGAAGCAAATGAAACGGACTACTGGATAGATCTGCTGCATGAGGCAGAAATTATTAATCATACAGAATTTAAATCCATTAATCCTGATATAACTGAATTACTGAAACTTTTAACAAGTATAATCAAATCCTCCAGATCAAAGACGGTACGTTGA
- a CDS encoding M48 family metallopeptidase: MEIAVHPDGTVMVKAPVESDITVIERKIIKRARWILKTLNYFKQFNPKTPERCYVTGETHLYLGKQYRLKVTQGQENSVKLTRGFFHITCRNEPTPDTARKLLNQWYSEKAQLQFAESMHRCWQKFRSPGIEKPTLSIKRMQKRWGSLSDKGTVTLNTDLIKASKECIDYVVTHELCHLKCHDHGPEFYKLLDSLIPGWEKIKHKLERSML, translated from the coding sequence ATGGAAATAGCCGTGCATCCTGATGGCACGGTTATGGTCAAAGCGCCGGTAGAGTCCGATATCACAGTGATAGAAAGGAAAATAATAAAACGGGCTCGCTGGATTCTTAAGACACTGAATTATTTTAAGCAGTTTAATCCAAAGACACCTGAGCGCTGCTACGTGACCGGAGAGACCCACCTGTATCTTGGAAAGCAATACCGACTGAAAGTGACCCAAGGACAGGAAAACTCCGTAAAACTGACCCGTGGTTTTTTTCATATCACCTGCCGGAACGAGCCAACTCCAGATACTGCAAGGAAACTTTTAAATCAGTGGTATTCAGAAAAGGCACAGCTCCAGTTTGCAGAAAGTATGCATCGCTGCTGGCAGAAGTTCCGTAGTCCGGGCATTGAGAAGCCAACGTTATCCATTAAGCGAATGCAAAAAAGATGGGGCAGCCTTTCGGACAAGGGCACAGTAACCCTCAATACAGATCTCATCAAAGCGTCTAAAGAATGCATAGACTATGTTGTTACCCATGAGCTGTGCCACCTGAAATGTCATGATCATGGACCTGAATTTTATAAGCTCCTCGACTCTCTCATTCCGGGCTGGGAAAAGATCAAACACAAACTCGAACGGAGTATGCTGTGA
- a CDS encoding alpha/beta hydrolase: MKNPSPALLPFLEQIRMTAETFRKNGSQPTFANAREGLSTLTRTFVTKPCPVAAVMDALIPGPKWEVPVRIYHPDPEQTLPLLLFIHGGGHMAGSIHVYDGIARRLARTSGHITISVEYRRAPECPYPVGFTDVIHAARGLFPLLEKLKIAHTGRLSAAGDSGGGALCASLSHRASHEPEIRLHRQVLIYPSLDYTLSFPSVSENGKGFFLEKEKILWYFANYFQQGENRKEASPLFMNAEAPFPETLVVTAGFCPLRDEGAAYAKQLREQGMIVRHHDFSDMIHAFLNLEDLVPDACQSFYAMTANFLNR, encoded by the coding sequence ATGAAAAACCCGTCGCCAGCACTCTTGCCCTTTCTGGAGCAGATCCGTATGACCGCGGAGACCTTCCGAAAAAACGGCAGCCAGCCCACCTTTGCCAATGCAAGGGAGGGGCTTTCCACCCTTACCCGGACCTTTGTCACAAAACCCTGCCCTGTGGCCGCAGTGATGGATGCCCTCATTCCCGGCCCGAAATGGGAAGTACCCGTTCGTATCTATCACCCGGATCCGGAACAGACCCTGCCCCTCCTTCTGTTTATCCACGGAGGCGGTCACATGGCAGGCAGTATCCATGTGTACGACGGCATAGCACGGCGGCTTGCCCGGACATCCGGGCACATAACCATTTCCGTGGAATACCGCAGAGCACCGGAATGTCCCTATCCTGTTGGATTTACGGATGTGATCCATGCTGCCAGAGGCCTTTTTCCTCTCCTGGAAAAATTGAAGATCGCCCATACGGGAAGGCTTTCTGCTGCAGGAGACAGCGGTGGTGGCGCTCTCTGCGCCAGCCTCAGTCACAGAGCCTCCCATGAACCGGAAATCCGGCTCCACAGGCAGGTTCTCATTTATCCCAGCCTGGACTATACCCTCTCCTTCCCTTCGGTAAGCGAGAACGGGAAGGGCTTTTTTCTGGAAAAAGAAAAAATCCTCTGGTACTTTGCCAACTATTTTCAGCAGGGAGAAAACAGAAAAGAGGCATCTCCCCTCTTTATGAATGCGGAGGCTCCTTTTCCGGAAACCCTTGTGGTTACTGCCGGTTTTTGTCCCCTGCGGGATGAGGGAGCCGCCTATGCCAAACAACTTCGTGAACAGGGCATGATCGTCCGCCATCACGATTTCAGCGATATGATCCATGCCTTTTTAAATCTGGAGGATCTGGTACCCGATGCATGCCAGTCCTTCTATGCCATGACCGCCAATTTCCTGAACAGGTAA
- a CDS encoding cupin domain-containing protein, with product MEEKVIAGKKTNPFYTREHCWVEELSNSASDPELSIARIRVAAGVTTELHRLKGTAERYLILSGRARMELGVQPAVEVGPDDVVLVPPGCSQRICNITTEDLIFLVVCTPRFRPEVYEALEEP from the coding sequence ATGGAAGAAAAAGTGATAGCAGGTAAAAAAACGAATCCTTTTTATACAAGAGAACATTGTTGGGTGGAAGAGCTTTCCAATTCTGCGTCGGATCCGGAGCTTTCCATTGCCCGCATCCGGGTTGCTGCCGGTGTTACCACGGAGCTTCACAGGCTGAAAGGTACGGCTGAACGTTATCTGATTCTTTCTGGCAGGGCGCGGATGGAGCTCGGGGTTCAGCCAGCTGTGGAAGTGGGGCCAGATGATGTGGTGCTGGTTCCTCCGGGATGCTCCCAGCGCATCTGCAATATAACGACGGAGGATTTGATTTTTCTGGTTGTCTGTACTCCCCGTTTCCGTCCCGAAGTCTACGAAGCTCTGGAGGAGCCATGA
- a CDS encoding cupin domain-containing protein, with the protein MKKNLISFILPCCFLFLFTQAVPAKETGTVVKELARTQHSWDGALLPPYPEGQPEIRILSITIPPGQKLAVHKHPVINAGVLLSGQLRVQTTDGQVLNLDAGEAIVEVVQTWHWGESIGKDPAHIIVFYAGEEDIPVTITQQP; encoded by the coding sequence ATGAAAAAGAATCTCATCTCCTTCATTCTGCCGTGCTGTTTTCTTTTTCTTTTCACCCAGGCCGTTCCGGCCAAAGAAACAGGAACTGTGGTCAAGGAGCTGGCCCGAACCCAGCACAGCTGGGACGGAGCTTTGCTGCCTCCCTATCCCGAAGGACAGCCCGAAATCCGTATTCTCAGCATTACCATTCCTCCAGGCCAGAAACTGGCCGTTCACAAACATCCTGTCATCAATGCCGGTGTGCTCCTTTCCGGTCAGCTTCGGGTTCAGACCACTGACGGGCAGGTGCTGAATCTTGATGCCGGTGAAGCCATTGTGGAAGTCGTACAAACCTGGCACTGGGGTGAAAGCATCGGGAAAGACCCTGCCCACATCATCGTGTTTTATGCCGGGGAAGAAGACATTCCCGTAACCATCACCCAGCAGCCTTAA
- a CDS encoding STAS domain-containing protein, which produces MEITSIKKEGAVIVSVQGRMDAVTSPAYENAMKELIEKESLFILDCNGLDYISSAGLRVILATAKTLKGKSGKIVMANVNGTVREVFDISGFGSIFTMYDSTDAALADLK; this is translated from the coding sequence ATGGAAATCACCAGCATCAAAAAAGAGGGAGCTGTCATTGTTTCTGTTCAGGGAAGAATGGACGCCGTCACCTCCCCTGCCTATGAAAACGCCATGAAAGAACTGATTGAAAAAGAATCCCTTTTTATTCTTGACTGCAACGGTCTGGACTATATCAGCAGTGCCGGTCTCCGTGTTATTCTGGCAACAGCCAAGACCCTCAAGGGTAAATCCGGTAAAATTGTCATGGCCAATGTCAATGGAACGGTTCGGGAAGTATTCGACATCTCTGGCTTTGGTTCCATTTTTACCATGTACGACTCAACTGATGCTGCTCTTGCCGACTTGAAGTGA
- a CDS encoding ATP-binding protein — protein sequence MKTLRVIASLDHLDAVVQFTEHQAEELGLDPGKASRISLVLEEAFVNICSYAYPGNTGHADIRCGRDNNFFMLEIGDEGAPFNVLSLPEPDTTLGIEEREIGGLGVHFIRKLPDRVDYRRENNCNLLRMFFAL from the coding sequence ATGAAAACACTCCGGGTTATCGCCAGTCTTGACCATCTGGATGCCGTTGTGCAGTTCACGGAGCATCAGGCCGAAGAGCTTGGCCTTGACCCTGGAAAAGCCTCAAGGATTTCCCTTGTCCTTGAGGAAGCCTTCGTCAACATATGCTCCTATGCCTATCCGGGAAATACAGGTCATGCGGATATACGGTGCGGCAGAGATAACAACTTCTTCATGCTGGAAATCGGGGATGAAGGAGCTCCCTTCAATGTCCTCTCCCTGCCGGAGCCCGACACAACCCTGGGCATCGAAGAAAGGGAAATCGGTGGCCTGGGCGTCCATTTCATACGGAAACTGCCGGACAGAGTGGATTATCGCAGGGAAAACAACTGCAATCTCCTTCGCATGTTTTTTGCCCTTTGA
- a CDS encoding SpoIIE family protein phosphatase, producing MVINSLKTKICILVVLTLTLVAVPVLYFTHKDGVRAMSEAEQRSIHNILELTEMNIRSGYRNLLYSRVDAVMAHRRTLEGMVLVARMGLDEIFSSGDNAVTRQRALNWVSQLASVNGTEFLVFDARGHMMAHPDSGIRGKNVNLIKDIKGIPLGEAIHGEAKRLGQASTTFFWAFDEQSEPLKKYGWFVHYPAMDWILGATADIGALELEGKRKQTELLNNLEANFRNIHIGQSGSVFLFDRQGDLLIPPARENPDFLHTALQERDATLFQTLKDLASSGRGASLTLVLPDENQSPGKREILCTYFPALGWYLAVMAHTDETHAPAKALVTRLTLIIASLFCISLFVGLWLSIRMTRPLNTLASFAKALPDTDFTSSETACAVIAHLPDCHKDEVGRLARAIIFMESSLRENIRSLVATTAINERMEGELGVAREIQLGLLPKTFPPFPNHREFDLHASLEPAREVGGDLYDFFFMDDSHFCFAVGDVSGKGVPASLFMAITRTLLRAAAAREKDPARMLASMNNDLASSNPNSMFVTLFIGILNLETGHLLYANGGHNPPVLMTPDDKAIFLTGRSGPLVGAMEDMPYHVLETALHPGDTLFLYTDGITEAMDTEQRLYTDPRLLNLLDRLQGFSPEAILKEIDADVALHVGEAEPSDDITMLCLRYTGPVS from the coding sequence ATGGTAATCAACTCCTTAAAAACCAAAATCTGTATTCTCGTTGTACTTACCCTGACCCTTGTGGCGGTGCCTGTTCTCTACTTCACCCACAAAGACGGCGTCCGTGCCATGTCTGAAGCGGAGCAGAGAAGCATCCACAACATTCTTGAACTTACGGAAATGAACATACGAAGCGGTTACCGCAACCTGCTTTACAGCCGTGTGGATGCGGTAATGGCCCATCGCAGGACCCTTGAAGGCATGGTACTGGTAGCCCGGATGGGACTGGATGAAATATTCAGCTCCGGCGATAATGCCGTAACCCGACAGCGGGCCCTCAACTGGGTGAGTCAGCTGGCCTCTGTCAACGGTACGGAATTTCTTGTTTTCGATGCCAGGGGGCACATGATGGCCCATCCGGACTCCGGTATCAGGGGAAAAAACGTGAACCTGATCAAAGACATCAAAGGCATTCCCCTCGGGGAGGCAATCCACGGAGAAGCCAAACGACTGGGACAGGCAAGCACAACATTTTTCTGGGCCTTTGATGAACAGAGTGAACCTTTAAAAAAATATGGATGGTTTGTACATTATCCGGCAATGGACTGGATTCTGGGTGCCACCGCCGACATCGGAGCACTGGAACTGGAAGGGAAAAGAAAGCAAACAGAACTGCTGAACAATCTCGAAGCCAACTTCAGAAACATCCATATAGGACAATCCGGTTCTGTCTTCCTCTTTGACAGGCAAGGTGATCTCCTCATCCCGCCGGCAAGGGAAAATCCGGATTTTTTGCACACAGCTCTTCAGGAACGGGACGCCACTCTTTTTCAAACACTGAAGGATCTGGCTTCATCCGGCAGGGGCGCTTCCCTCACCCTTGTATTACCCGATGAGAATCAGAGCCCTGGGAAACGGGAAATCCTGTGTACCTACTTTCCCGCCCTCGGCTGGTATCTTGCCGTTATGGCCCATACGGATGAAACCCATGCCCCTGCAAAAGCGCTTGTCACACGCCTGACCCTGATTATTGCCAGTCTTTTTTGCATCAGCCTATTTGTGGGCCTCTGGCTTTCCATACGCATGACCCGACCCCTCAACACTCTGGCATCCTTTGCCAAAGCCTTGCCGGATACGGATTTCACATCCAGTGAAACAGCCTGTGCGGTCATTGCCCACCTCCCTGACTGCCACAAGGATGAAGTGGGACGCCTGGCCCGAGCCATTATCTTTATGGAAAGCTCCCTGCGGGAAAATATCCGTTCCCTTGTGGCAACCACAGCCATCAATGAACGGATGGAAGGAGAACTCGGTGTGGCAAGGGAAATTCAGCTGGGACTTCTTCCCAAAACCTTTCCCCCCTTCCCCAATCATAGGGAATTTGATCTGCATGCCAGCCTGGAACCGGCACGGGAAGTGGGAGGCGATCTCTATGATTTTTTCTTTATGGATGACAGCCATTTCTGCTTTGCTGTGGGGGATGTGTCCGGTAAAGGGGTGCCTGCTTCGCTTTTCATGGCCATCACCCGAACCCTGCTCCGGGCAGCGGCCGCACGGGAAAAAGATCCTGCCAGAATGCTGGCTTCCATGAACAACGACCTCGCCTCCAGCAACCCGAACTCCATGTTCGTCACACTTTTCATCGGTATCCTCAATCTGGAAACCGGCCACCTTCTCTATGCCAATGGCGGGCACAACCCTCCGGTTCTGATGACTCCGGACGACAAAGCCATTTTCCTGACAGGACGCAGCGGTCCCCTGGTAGGAGCCATGGAAGATATGCCCTACCATGTTCTCGAAACAGCGCTTCATCCCGGAGATACCCTTTTTCTCTACACGGATGGCATAACAGAAGCCATGGATACGGAACAGAGGCTCTATACGGATCCCAGACTTCTCAACCTGCTTGATCGCCTGCAGGGTTTTTCTCCTGAAGCCATTCTGAAAGAAATAGATGCGGATGTGGCTCTGCATGTGGGGGAAGCCGAACCATCCGACGATATTACCATGCTCTGCCTGCGCTATACGGGACCTGTCTCCTGA
- a CDS encoding hybrid sensor histidine kinase/response regulator — MKPYPFSVYRFLTRPSFLFAVTMLLLLLCFLLFVLFSRLESRTTLLEVAALQSRTQARILAEHASGLFRAIDISLLSILTSLEEMPGPQNSETEHLIRRHILFLHQMNKVFILGVDGGIVFRYPVGDFTADDGTDTDYFLRTHRDAMMDFDISVAEREETGGLDIRFSRRMENSLGDFQGVVVGLVDFDYFRERYREYEPGGLDAIVLYNSDGRILTGWPALGSMNDGRTALDLMDVAYFRGFLLDALTAGGMRSFENRQFLVATCQLPDFPFHMGVVLNKEKVLDNWHREMRLVLLLFVVAAMSLGIMILILQRQLARQKEMEKRAVRFRARAELTQLMREIAIATQEADDLEGISRVFLERSCDYAGWEAGFFRIQQEDGDGRREVRYYKHTPDNAWESWIQALCLQSNLEQFSFADKALSFAPAGAPDGAEMFFRWGSHASVRRVCILPVSDRPHIMATAFFFSVLPDEKDPQILDIMMQAAAFAGRAMERKVTEKQLKASLNLHKKMQVELARAKEKAEAASEAKSAFLTHMSHELRTPMNGILGMADILMQTGLDHEQNHYVRIVQNSCLSLLTIVNSLLDLAKIEAGQLCLDNVTFQIRELLEDFFLPMELMAREKGLVFSWETDRHVPEELVGDPDKLLRILSNLTGNALKFTHSGSVRIRVSVIREEGSELILYFVVKDTGIGIEKETIPFLFKPFFQADPSISRTYGGTGLGLALSRQLAEKMGGGMGVESRKDEGAEFWFTVTLQKPECPDGSEIPWKEVSLPETMLQADQKKARILVVEDDVTSQQVMLGFLNRLGLRADLAGNGKKALNLLDAGGWDLVLMDVQMPEMDGVETTRMIRSGILNGISADIPIIAMTACASREDHVRCLKAGMNARLIKPLSLQDLAETLRVWLPAKERD; from the coding sequence ATGAAGCCTTATCCCTTTTCAGTGTATCGCTTTCTTACCAGGCCTTCCTTTCTCTTTGCCGTAACCATGTTGCTGCTGTTGCTCTGTTTTCTGTTGTTTGTGCTTTTTTCAAGACTGGAAAGCCGGACAACTCTTCTTGAGGTGGCAGCCCTTCAGTCCCGTACTCAGGCACGTATCCTTGCAGAACATGCCTCCGGCCTTTTTCGTGCCATTGATATTTCCCTTTTGTCTATCCTCACCTCCCTTGAAGAGATGCCCGGCCCCCAGAATTCCGAAACCGAACACCTGATCCGCAGGCACATTCTTTTTCTGCATCAGATGAATAAGGTTTTTATCCTGGGTGTGGATGGAGGCATTGTTTTCCGTTATCCCGTGGGAGATTTCACTGCAGATGATGGTACAGATACGGACTATTTTCTCCGTACCCACAGGGATGCCATGATGGATTTTGATATCAGCGTTGCGGAAAGGGAAGAGACGGGAGGGCTTGATATCCGGTTCAGCCGCAGAATGGAAAATTCCCTCGGAGATTTTCAGGGTGTTGTGGTGGGCCTGGTGGATTTTGATTATTTTCGGGAGCGCTACCGGGAATATGAACCCGGAGGGCTGGATGCCATTGTTCTGTATAATTCCGATGGCCGTATTCTGACCGGCTGGCCGGCATTGGGGAGTATGAATGATGGGAGGACTGCGCTTGATTTAATGGATGTTGCATATTTTCGAGGATTTTTGCTGGATGCACTTACGGCGGGGGGCATGCGTTCCTTTGAGAACAGGCAGTTTCTGGTAGCCACCTGCCAGTTGCCGGACTTTCCTTTTCACATGGGTGTTGTTCTGAATAAGGAAAAGGTCCTTGATAACTGGCACAGGGAGATGCGCCTTGTACTGCTACTTTTTGTTGTTGCTGCCATGTCCCTTGGAATTATGATCCTCATTCTTCAAAGGCAGCTTGCCAGGCAGAAGGAGATGGAAAAACGGGCTGTACGTTTTCGTGCCAGAGCGGAACTGACTCAGCTTATGAGAGAAATTGCCATTGCTACGCAGGAGGCCGATGACCTTGAAGGCATTTCGCGGGTTTTTCTGGAGAGGAGTTGTGATTATGCCGGATGGGAGGCGGGGTTTTTCCGGATTCAGCAGGAGGACGGCGATGGCAGACGAGAGGTCCGCTATTATAAACATACACCGGACAATGCCTGGGAGAGCTGGATTCAGGCTCTTTGCTTGCAAAGTAATCTGGAACAATTTTCTTTTGCAGACAAAGCCTTGTCCTTTGCCCCAGCCGGTGCACCTGATGGAGCGGAGATGTTTTTTCGCTGGGGTTCCCATGCATCTGTTCGGCGGGTGTGCATTCTGCCGGTTTCCGACAGACCTCATATAATGGCCACCGCTTTTTTCTTTTCTGTTTTGCCGGATGAAAAAGACCCCCAGATTCTGGATATCATGATGCAGGCGGCGGCCTTTGCGGGCAGGGCCATGGAACGAAAGGTAACGGAAAAACAACTGAAGGCTTCCCTGAATCTGCATAAGAAGATGCAGGTTGAGCTGGCCCGGGCCAAAGAAAAGGCAGAGGCGGCCAGTGAAGCCAAAAGTGCTTTTCTTACCCACATGAGTCATGAGTTGCGCACGCCCATGAATGGTATTTTAGGCATGGCAGACATTCTCATGCAGACCGGTCTGGATCATGAACAAAATCATTATGTACGTATCGTTCAGAACAGCTGTCTTTCCCTTCTGACAATTGTGAACAGCCTGCTGGACCTGGCTAAAATTGAGGCAGGCCAGCTTTGTCTGGACAATGTGACATTTCAAATCCGGGAACTTCTGGAAGATTTTTTTCTACCCATGGAGTTGATGGCCCGGGAAAAAGGGCTTGTTTTTTCCTGGGAAACGGACCGCCATGTGCCCGAGGAGCTGGTGGGTGATCCGGACAAACTCCTGCGTATTCTGAGCAATCTCACGGGGAATGCCCTGAAGTTTACCCATTCGGGCAGTGTGAGGATTCGTGTTTCCGTGATCCGGGAGGAAGGCAGCGAGCTGATTCTGTATTTTGTTGTAAAAGATACGGGAATTGGCATTGAAAAGGAAACCATACCCTTTTTATTCAAGCCTTTTTTCCAGGCAGATCCGTCCATTTCCCGTACCTACGGTGGTACGGGGCTGGGGCTGGCCCTTTCAAGGCAGCTTGCGGAAAAAATGGGGGGAGGCATGGGGGTAGAAAGCAGAAAAGATGAAGGGGCTGAGTTCTGGTTCACCGTAACCCTGCAGAAACCGGAATGCCCGGATGGCAGTGAGATACCGTGGAAAGAAGTAAGTCTGCCAGAAACCATGTTACAGGCGGATCAGAAAAAGGCGCGAATTCTTGTGGTGGAAGATGATGTAACCAGCCAGCAGGTGATGCTGGGGTTTCTTAACAGACTGGGGCTGAGGGCTGATCTTGCGGGAAATGGGAAAAAGGCTCTGAATCTTCTGGATGCTGGCGGCTGGGATCTTGTTCTCATGGATGTACAGATGCCGGAGATGGATGGTGTGGAAACAACCCGAATGATCCGCAGTGGTATTCTGAATGGGATTTCGGCGGATATTCCCATTATTGCCATGACAGCCTGTGCCAGCAGAGAAGATCATGTCCGTTGCCTTAAGGCAGGAATGAACGCAAGGCTCATCAAACCCCTTTCCCTGCAGGATCTTGCGGAAACTCTCCGTGTATGGCTTCCCGCAAAGGAAAGGGACTGA
- the dctP gene encoding TRAP transporter substrate-binding protein DctP → MPIMGLSLVVSGRCTGAGRFLLLACFLGLFPVGAGWADVPKLLPVMRISIENTATHTQTRAVRRFAEDLADRTRGRLRVELYDSARLYRDSQVLGALAADRVEMAVPGTWHFDRYEPSVGIFLLPSFYGRSAEAMHAIVDGETGRRVTGKIEERLSVVVPGRWLDLGHAHIYAVRPVTSREDMDGLTIRVAGGLANSIRLEAMGARPLVVPWPDLPARLQQGDIEGVLTTHETMRSARLWEFGLLYAFEDRQYFPQYIPVIRRNFWRRLPDDLRRLVKDTWESHVEMSRKEAGIAQEEARKLLMEHGMRIHRPSEALLIRYRQLLMLGQEAMVTLLDVDPELYADTLRLLEGQDGESFLTESPP, encoded by the coding sequence ATGCCGATCATGGGGCTGTCACTGGTGGTGTCCGGCCGGTGTACAGGGGCTGGCCGGTTCCTGCTGCTGGCTTGTTTTCTGGGGTTATTTCCGGTGGGAGCAGGATGGGCTGATGTCCCAAAGCTTCTTCCTGTGATGCGGATTTCCATTGAAAATACGGCTACCCATACCCAGACACGGGCGGTTCGTCGTTTTGCAGAAGATCTTGCAGACCGTACCCGCGGTCGTCTTCGGGTGGAATTGTACGACAGTGCCCGGCTGTATCGGGACAGCCAGGTTCTGGGTGCCCTTGCGGCGGACAGGGTAGAAATGGCCGTTCCCGGCACCTGGCATTTTGATCGGTATGAGCCTTCTGTGGGGATCTTTCTGCTGCCGTCTTTTTATGGGAGAAGTGCGGAGGCCATGCATGCCATTGTGGATGGCGAAACGGGCAGAAGGGTTACCGGAAAGATTGAAGAACGTTTGTCCGTGGTTGTACCGGGAAGGTGGCTGGATCTCGGCCACGCCCATATATACGCGGTCCGTCCCGTGACTTCAAGGGAAGATATGGACGGTCTGACAATACGTGTTGCCGGAGGCCTTGCCAACTCCATCCGGCTGGAGGCCATGGGTGCAAGGCCGCTGGTGGTTCCGTGGCCCGATCTGCCCGCCCGTTTGCAGCAGGGAGATATCGAGGGGGTTCTGACCACCCATGAAACCATGAGAAGTGCAAGGCTCTGGGAGTTCGGTTTGCTGTATGCCTTTGAAGACAGACAGTATTTTCCGCAGTATATTCCAGTAATCCGCCGTAATTTCTGGAGAAGACTTCCTGATGATCTGCGCCGTCTGGTGAAAGATACCTGGGAGAGTCATGTGGAGATGTCCCGGAAAGAAGCTGGCATTGCTCAGGAAGAGGCGCGTAAACTCCTTATGGAGCATGGCATGCGGATTCACCGTCCTTCAGAAGCTCTTTTGATACGGTACAGGCAGCTGCTGATGCTGGGGCAGGAGGCTATGGTTACGCTATTGGATGTGGACCCTGAGTTGTATGCGGACACCCTCAGGCTGCTTGAGGGGCAGGATGGGGAGTCTTTTCTTACAGAAAGTCCGCCCTGA
- a CDS encoding AAA family ATPase produces the protein MHPEIMPAFNQIRNAVLGKENAIKRCLTCLLAGGHLLIEDLPGIGKTTLAKATARTLGLSFRRIQCTSDMLPGDILGVSIFDAKERLFRFHPGPVFTQILLSDEINRAGPKTQSALLEAMEENQVSVEGETHPLPHPFFLMATQNPWEQAGAHPLPESQLDRFLMRISMGYPDRDAEKRILMGESRQSLPGLIPLLSAEKIITFQKKVRQIRISGAMLDYIQDILEHTRSHPLFLAGLSPRAGMALVQTSRAWAFLHDRDFCLPEDLQAVFPWVASHRLQKARDFSGYTPEEMKQMLKEIPLP, from the coding sequence ATGCATCCTGAGATTATGCCCGCATTCAATCAAATCCGCAATGCCGTTCTGGGAAAAGAGAATGCCATTAAACGCTGCCTTACCTGCCTTCTGGCTGGCGGCCACCTCCTCATCGAAGACCTTCCGGGCATCGGAAAGACTACTCTGGCCAAGGCTACAGCCAGAACGCTGGGACTCTCTTTCCGGAGAATCCAGTGTACCAGTGACATGCTGCCCGGAGATATACTGGGTGTTTCAATTTTTGATGCCAAAGAACGCCTGTTCCGGTTTCATCCCGGCCCCGTATTCACTCAAATTCTTCTGAGCGATGAAATCAACCGCGCCGGCCCCAAAACCCAGAGCGCTCTTCTGGAGGCCATGGAAGAAAATCAGGTAAGCGTGGAAGGGGAAACCCACCCCCTTCCCCATCCATTTTTTCTCATGGCCACCCAGAATCCATGGGAGCAGGCCGGAGCCCATCCTTTGCCCGAATCCCAGCTGGATCGTTTCCTCATGCGTATTTCCATGGGATATCCGGACAGGGACGCGGAAAAACGTATTCTCATGGGCGAGTCCAGACAGTCCCTTCCAGGCCTGATACCCCTGCTGTCTGCGGAAAAAATTATCACGTTTCAGAAAAAAGTGCGGCAAATACGTATTTCCGGTGCCATGCTGGACTATATTCAGGATATTCTGGAGCATACCCGCAGCCACCCCCTTTTTCTTGCTGGGCTTTCCCCCAGGGCAGGCATGGCGCTGGTGCAGACAAGCCGGGCATGGGCCTTTCTCCACGACAGGGACTTCTGCCTTCCGGAAGATCTGCAGGCTGTTTTTCCATGGGTAGCCAGTCACAGGCTGCAAAAGGCCCGTGACTTTTCCGGATATACTCCGGAAGAAATGAAACAGATGCTCAAAGAAATACCTCTGCCATGA